Part of the Verrucomicrobiia bacterium genome, AAAGAATGTGGCCCTCGTATTGATCACGTCCGATCGCGGTTTGTGCGGGCCATTCAATGCGGGTATCTTCCGTGAGGCTCAGCGGTTCTTGAACGAGCAGGCGGTGCCGGTGGAAATCATCACTGTGGGACGCAAGGGACGCGACCATTTCCAGCATCTTGGGTACAAGATCTCGCAACACTTCCCGCAGCCTTCGCGCGATGTCCGCCTCGAGGAAGTCGGTAACATCAGCAAGCGGATCATTGCCGATTACGGCGCGGCCAAATACGACAAAGTCTACCTGGGCTACGCGAAATTTGTCAGCGTGCTGCGATCGGAACCGACCGTCATCCAGTTGTTGCCACTCGGTCAGACCGATGGCGCTGAGAAGACGACAAAGACCGCCTATCAATTCGAGCCGGACGCCGAGGAACTGCTGGACATATTATTGCCGCAGTACATCGAAGTCCTGGCTTATCGTGCGCTCGTCGAGTCGCTCGCCAGCGAAC contains:
- the atpG gene encoding ATP synthase F1 subunit gamma, yielding MASLRDIRRRIKGVKNIRQVTRAMNMIAAARLRRAQSKAVSARPYAERLSEILQDVVASSGGSGRHPLMAEREVKNVALVLITSDRGLCGPFNAGIFREAQRFLNEQAVPVEIITVGRKGRDHFQHLGYKISQHFPQPSRDVRLEEVGNISKRIIADYGAAKYDKVYLGYAKFVSVLRSEPTVIQLLPLGQTDGAEKTTKTAYQFEPDAEELLDILLPQYIEVLAYRALVESLASEQAARMVAMKAATDSASDMITSLTREYNGARQGSITTALLEVVAGADALAKKE